Proteins encoded by one window of Marixanthomonas sp. SCSIO 43207:
- a CDS encoding metal-dependent hydrolase, with amino-acid sequence MDSVTQIVLGAAVGEATLGKTMGNKAMLYGAIAGTIPDLDVLSSSFVDTVTALEIHRGFTHSIFFSVVFGALFAWLTSLYEKRANFKQWYWLWFMCLITHPFLDAHTTWGTQLFWPFDIRLAYKNIFVIDPLYTLPFLICVVWAAFLKHGSTKRIKINNIGLIVSSSYMVLTLILKGITYFKFTNALKEQAISYKAIETKPSPFNTILWTANVEVEDAFLIGDYSFFDTKPIQFYSHPKNHSALGVLKDTDKIQRLIAISNGWYAISEKDNKIYFNDLRFGLLSVDPQTEKYAFSYQLQPTLNGVKVIEEPKNRDDAKKLLKDLWERMLGN; translated from the coding sequence ATGGATTCAGTAACACAAATAGTATTAGGCGCTGCCGTAGGAGAAGCTACTTTGGGCAAAACAATGGGGAACAAGGCTATGTTATACGGTGCTATTGCAGGTACCATACCAGACCTTGATGTGTTATCAAGTAGTTTTGTTGACACGGTAACAGCATTAGAAATTCATCGTGGGTTTACACACTCTATTTTTTTTTCGGTAGTATTTGGTGCTTTGTTTGCTTGGTTGACATCTTTATATGAAAAAAGAGCAAACTTTAAACAATGGTATTGGCTTTGGTTTATGTGTTTAATCACGCATCCTTTTCTAGATGCACATACCACTTGGGGAACTCAGCTTTTCTGGCCTTTTGATATTCGGTTAGCTTATAAAAATATTTTTGTGATAGATCCGCTGTATACATTGCCTTTTTTAATTTGTGTAGTATGGGCAGCTTTTTTAAAACACGGCAGTACAAAACGGATAAAGATTAATAACATTGGGTTAATAGTAAGTAGCAGTTATATGGTGCTTACATTAATATTAAAAGGTATTACATATTTTAAATTTACCAATGCGCTGAAGGAGCAAGCTATTTCTTATAAAGCCATAGAAACAAAACCGAGTCCTTTTAATACAATTTTATGGACAGCAAATGTAGAAGTAGAAGATGCATTTTTAATAGGGGATTACTCTTTTTTTGATACAAAACCAATTCAATTTTATAGTCATCCTAAAAATCACTCAGCTTTAGGAGTATTAAAAGACACTGATAAAATACAGCGATTGATTGCTATATCAAACGGTTGGTATGCAATTTCTGAAAAAGATAATAAAATCTATTTTAATGACTTGCGTTTTGGGTTGTTGAGCGTAGATCCACAAACCGAAAAATATGCTTTTAGCTATCAATTACAGCCCACATTAAATGGAGTAAAAGTTATTGAGGAGCCCAAAAACAGAGATGATGCCAAAAAGTTATTGAAAGACCTTTGGGAACGAATGCTAGGCAATTAA
- a CDS encoding nuclear transport factor 2 family protein, which yields MKNLILLFTLFIASSNFAQTDAEDKAAILKIMKNQEKAWSANDLEGFMQGYWKSDSLKFYGSNGLTKGWQQTLDKYKKGYPTKEHSGTLNFKINDISKISDNSYWVMGEYFLKRSVGDANGIFMIIFKKINGEWKIVADTSC from the coding sequence ATGAAAAACCTAATACTATTATTTACCCTATTTATTGCATCTTCAAACTTTGCTCAAACCGACGCCGAAGACAAAGCTGCAATTTTAAAAATCATGAAAAACCAAGAAAAGGCATGGAGTGCAAACGACTTAGAAGGTTTTATGCAAGGTTACTGGAAAAGTGATTCTTTAAAGTTTTATGGCAGCAACGGTCTTACAAAGGGTTGGCAACAAACACTTGATAAGTATAAAAAAGGGTATCCTACAAAGGAACATTCTGGTACACTGAACTTTAAAATTAACGATATTTCAAAAATCAGTGACAATAGCTATTGGGTGATGGGTGAATACTTTTTAAAGAGAAGTGTAGGTGATGCCAATGGAATTTTTATGATTATCTTCAAAAAGATAAATGGAGAATGGAAAATTGTAGCAGATACAAGTTGTTAA
- a CDS encoding sterol desaturase family protein: MEKYIKIFKDSYTGYFNYLLDEITRFHWENYFYGLIAVSVIVWLLELFFPWRKKQKVFRKDFWLDTFYMFFNFFLLNLIVLIFLSNTAEAFFNDILSFANLEVSDFQLVDVDALPYGLGLLVFFLVSDFVQWNTHRLLHSVPLLWKFHQVHHSVKEMGFAAHLRYHWMEPVVYKSILYIPLAIIGGFEVTDVAIVHFTALTIGHLNHANLGWDYGFFRYIFNNPKMHIWHHAKVLPKHTKYGVNFGISLSLWDYLFKTNHIPYNGRDIELGFDGDETFPKDFIGQELYPIKTKK, from the coding sequence ATGGAAAAATACATTAAGATATTTAAAGACTCCTATACAGGATATTTCAACTACTTATTAGATGAAATAACCCGTTTTCATTGGGAAAATTATTTTTACGGTCTTATTGCGGTTTCAGTCATTGTATGGTTGCTGGAGTTGTTTTTTCCTTGGCGGAAAAAACAGAAAGTTTTCAGAAAAGATTTTTGGTTAGATACATTTTATATGTTTTTCAACTTTTTTTTACTGAATTTAATTGTCCTTATTTTTCTGTCCAATACTGCCGAAGCTTTTTTTAATGATATTTTGTCTTTTGCCAATTTGGAAGTTTCAGACTTTCAATTGGTCGATGTTGATGCCCTTCCCTATGGTTTAGGGTTGTTAGTGTTTTTTTTGGTTTCAGATTTTGTACAATGGAATACACATAGGCTGTTACATAGTGTGCCATTACTTTGGAAATTTCATCAAGTACATCATTCTGTAAAAGAAATGGGTTTTGCAGCTCACTTACGCTATCACTGGATGGAACCTGTGGTGTATAAATCTATTTTATACATTCCTTTGGCAATTATTGGAGGCTTTGAAGTGACCGATGTTGCCATTGTTCATTTTACAGCGCTTACCATTGGCCATTTAAATCATGCAAACCTTGGTTGGGACTACGGTTTTTTTCGCTACATCTTTAATAATCCCAAAATGCATATATGGCATCACGCTAAAGTTTTGCCAAAACACACCAAATATGGTGTTAATTTCGGCATTAGTTTAAGTCTTTGGGATTATCTTTTTAAAACCAATCACATTCCGTACAATGGTCGAGATATAGAACTAGGCTTTGATGGCGATGAAACTTTTCCGAAGGATTTTATTGGTCAAGAACTTTATCCTATAAAAACCAAAAAGTAA
- a CDS encoding DUF547 domain-containing protein: MKSKLNIAGLLFISLLFVSCNLTSAAGITSQGQPTKKVDGELTSTTANSVVNFDHSTWDALLKKYVDEDGMVDYKGFKEDRAALNKYLQKLSSTEPTDEWSVQELLAFYINLYNAYTVDLILNNYPTNSIKDIDGAFTKGFVPIGNRELSLGGIENGILRKMDEPRIHFAINCASISCPKLLNEAFTASKINEQLEKVTREFINSDKNDITANTPKVSSIFKWYAKDYTVNGKKDVIGFINQYSDIEINPRVELQYKEYDWNLNEQK, translated from the coding sequence ATGAAATCAAAACTCAACATTGCTGGCTTATTATTTATCTCATTACTATTTGTAAGTTGTAATTTAACGTCGGCAGCAGGAATAACTAGTCAAGGACAACCTACAAAAAAAGTTGATGGAGAGTTAACTTCTACTACAGCAAACTCTGTTGTAAATTTTGATCATTCGACGTGGGATGCGTTATTAAAAAAATATGTTGACGAAGACGGTATGGTAGATTATAAAGGTTTTAAAGAAGATAGAGCCGCCTTGAATAAATACCTTCAAAAACTATCTTCAACAGAGCCTACAGATGAGTGGAGTGTACAAGAGCTACTGGCTTTTTATATCAATTTATACAATGCATATACAGTTGATCTTATATTGAATAATTATCCAACAAACAGTATTAAGGATATTGATGGAGCATTTACAAAAGGGTTTGTGCCTATTGGCAATCGTGAGCTCTCCTTAGGCGGAATTGAAAACGGAATTCTTAGAAAAATGGACGAACCCCGAATTCATTTTGCTATAAACTGTGCTTCAATTTCGTGTCCAAAACTTCTGAATGAAGCTTTCACAGCTTCAAAAATTAATGAACAACTAGAAAAAGTTACTCGAGAATTTATTAATAGTGATAAAAACGATATTACGGCCAATACACCAAAAGTATCTTCTATTTTTAAATGGTATGCCAAAGATTATACAGTAAACGGAAAGAAGGATGTTATTGGTTTTATTAATCAATACAGTGATATAGAGATTAATCCACGAGTAGAACTTCAATACAAAGAGTATGACTGGAATCTAAACGAACAGAAATAA
- a CDS encoding TIGR04283 family arsenosugar biosynthesis glycosyltransferase, translating into MISIIIPVLNEAETIKRLITYLITNASEKKNIEIIVVDGGSTDGTRQLVQAIDAGDNGMLKLISSEKGRAKQMNKGAKASSGSVLYFLHADSFPPQNYDAFILSEIKKGNPAGCFRMQFDSNHWWLRLAGWLTKFNWRACRGGDQSQFITRQLFNEIGGYDEQYIIYEDNMLLNELYARKKFVVINKKITSSARLYREKGIWYVQFHFWAIYVKKWFGADANTLFEYYCKHLRKKKKEATTGHIPQEAFIDK; encoded by the coding sequence ATGATTAGCATAATTATCCCCGTCTTAAATGAAGCAGAAACCATAAAAAGGTTGATAACCTATTTGATTACCAATGCTTCAGAAAAAAAGAATATAGAAATTATTGTTGTAGACGGTGGTAGTACAGATGGTACTCGGCAACTTGTTCAAGCAATAGATGCTGGAGATAATGGTATGCTTAAACTAATATCTTCTGAAAAAGGACGTGCCAAACAAATGAATAAAGGGGCAAAGGCCTCCTCGGGTAGTGTTTTATACTTTTTACACGCAGATTCTTTTCCGCCACAAAATTATGATGCTTTTATTCTTTCAGAAATAAAAAAAGGAAATCCTGCAGGATGTTTCAGGATGCAGTTTGATAGTAACCATTGGTGGTTGCGATTGGCCGGCTGGCTTACAAAGTTTAATTGGCGAGCTTGCCGTGGAGGAGATCAAAGCCAATTTATCACTCGCCAATTATTTAATGAGATTGGCGGTTATGATGAGCAGTATATTATTTATGAAGATAATATGTTACTCAATGAACTTTACGCACGTAAAAAGTTTGTAGTTATTAATAAAAAGATAACTTCTTCAGCTCGATTGTATCGTGAAAAAGGTATTTGGTACGTACAATTCCATTTTTGGGCTATTTACGTAAAAAAATGGTTTGGAGCAGATGCAAATACGTTGTTTGAATACTATTGTAAACATCTTCGGAAAAAGAAAAAAGAAGCTACTACCGGTCACATTCCACAAGAGGCATTCATAGATAAATAA
- a CDS encoding hemerythrin domain-containing protein: MNIFEAIRKDHDKQRELCKLVTSTSGDSKGRKEMWEKLKHELQVHADAEERSFYSPLIHNDMMQEHARHGIAEHHEMDELIEKIDDTDLDSPAWLVYAKQLCDKVEHHLEDEEHTFFQLAGKVFTEKEKTTIAKEYLAIMNEKR, encoded by the coding sequence ATGAACATTTTTGAAGCCATTCGTAAAGACCATGATAAACAAAGAGAACTTTGTAAACTTGTTACCTCTACCTCCGGTGATAGCAAAGGAAGAAAAGAAATGTGGGAAAAATTAAAACACGAACTTCAGGTTCACGCAGATGCCGAAGAGCGTTCCTTTTATTCGCCCTTAATCCATAATGATATGATGCAAGAACACGCTCGTCACGGCATTGCAGAACATCATGAAATGGATGAGTTAATAGAAAAGATTGACGATACAGATCTTGATTCACCCGCTTGGTTGGTATACGCAAAACAACTTTGTGACAAAGTAGAACATCATCTAGAAGATGAAGAACATACATTTTTTCAATTGGCCGGAAAAGTATTTACCGAAAAAGAAAAAACAACAATTGCTAAAGAATATCTAGCAATAATGAATGAAAAAAGATAA
- a CDS encoding glycoside hydrolase TIM-barrel-like domain-containing protein has translation MKHYLFLFIISINFCLVAQESKIKGVSFVASREAVSEENIAPLLKLNANYAAVMPFGFIKDVQNPDVLYNTQRQWYGETVKGVKQYLHTLREKEIRIMLKPQLWIWDGVFTGTLKPSSDEKWKVLETSYRNFILEFAQLAQEENVAIFCIGTELEQFINNRPEYWSLLIQDIKKIYTGKLTYAANWDEYTSVPFWKQLDFIGVDAYFPISEEKTPTEEDAKKGWIKWMDELKSVSEIFNKKIIFTEYGYRNVDFSGKEPWHSGRENKTINHAAQGNLLTGLFESVWQEPWMGGGFLWKWYPNNEQAGGGNNNRFTIQNKPAQLIIQYYYAH, from the coding sequence ATGAAACACTATCTCTTTCTGTTTATTATCTCAATAAACTTTTGCCTTGTAGCACAAGAATCAAAGATTAAAGGTGTAAGTTTTGTAGCTTCAAGAGAGGCTGTTTCTGAAGAAAATATAGCTCCCTTATTAAAATTGAACGCAAATTATGCTGCTGTAATGCCTTTTGGATTTATTAAAGATGTTCAAAACCCGGACGTTCTTTATAACACACAAAGACAATGGTATGGCGAAACTGTCAAAGGTGTAAAACAATACCTACATACACTACGTGAAAAAGAAATTCGTATTATGCTCAAACCTCAACTTTGGATTTGGGACGGTGTTTTTACAGGAACATTAAAGCCTTCAAGCGATGAAAAATGGAAGGTTTTAGAAACATCGTATCGCAATTTCATTTTAGAGTTTGCTCAATTGGCTCAAGAAGAAAACGTAGCTATTTTTTGCATAGGCACAGAACTAGAACAATTTATCAACAACAGGCCCGAATATTGGTCGCTACTTATTCAAGACATAAAAAAAATCTATACCGGAAAATTAACCTATGCTGCCAATTGGGATGAATACACAAGCGTCCCTTTTTGGAAGCAACTTGATTTTATAGGAGTTGATGCATATTTTCCTATTTCAGAGGAAAAAACACCTACTGAAGAAGATGCTAAAAAGGGTTGGATAAAATGGATGGATGAATTAAAATCTGTTTCTGAAATATTCAATAAAAAAATAATTTTTACCGAATACGGTTATAGAAATGTTGACTTTTCTGGAAAAGAACCTTGGCACAGTGGTAGAGAAAACAAAACAATAAATCACGCTGCTCAAGGAAATTTATTGACGGGGCTTTTTGAGTCGGTATGGCAAGAACCTTGGATGGGAGGTGGTTTTTTATGGAAGTGGTATCCTAATAATGAGCAGGCCGGCGGAGGTAATAACAATCGTTTTACCATTCAAAATAAGCCGGCTCAACTAATTATTCAATATTATTATGCTCATTAA
- a CDS encoding NAD(P)/FAD-dependent oxidoreductase, whose product MEHIVIIGNGIAGVTAARHIRKNSDNKITIISAEADYFFSRTALMYVYMGHMRWWDIEPYESHFWKKNNINLKNAYVEKIDTNNKTLYFSQGQSMLYDKLIIASGSSTNTFGWEGLDLKGVQGLVTKQDLEQLEENAPNKKECPNAVIVGGGLIGVELAEMLRTRDINVTMLVREDAFWTSALPKPEAEMLSRHIQSHGVTIKHQTNLDKILGDTNGNVRAVLTKETKEEIPCNVVGITTGVKPNISFLKNSGIETDKGILVNRKLETNIEDVYAIGDCAQQREPINSRPAVEAVWYTGRMMGETVAQTICGNPWEYNPGHWFNSAKFFDIEYQTYGWVQPERRRKDFEAQFHWKCKSDLKCITVSYHKETHQFLGINTFGIRMRHEVFNQWLSEKRDIRYVMQNLKKANFDPEFYKRNEAEIISAFTNQQTVTV is encoded by the coding sequence ATGGAACATATTGTTATTATTGGTAATGGCATTGCAGGCGTCACAGCAGCTAGACACATTCGGAAAAATTCTGATAACAAAATTACAATAATATCGGCTGAGGCAGATTATTTCTTTTCACGTACCGCGTTAATGTACGTTTATATGGGGCATATGAGATGGTGGGATATAGAGCCTTACGAATCCCATTTTTGGAAAAAAAACAATATCAATCTTAAAAATGCATACGTAGAAAAAATAGATACTAACAACAAAACACTCTACTTTTCTCAAGGACAATCCATGCTGTATGATAAATTAATTATTGCCTCAGGGTCAAGTACAAACACCTTTGGGTGGGAGGGACTTGACTTAAAAGGTGTTCAAGGGTTGGTTACGAAACAAGATTTAGAGCAACTAGAAGAAAATGCTCCAAATAAAAAGGAGTGTCCCAATGCAGTAATTGTTGGAGGAGGATTAATAGGTGTTGAACTTGCTGAAATGCTTCGAACGCGAGATATTAACGTAACCATGTTAGTACGCGAAGATGCGTTTTGGACTAGCGCTTTACCCAAGCCAGAGGCCGAAATGTTGTCGAGACACATTCAGTCACACGGTGTGACTATTAAGCATCAAACCAATCTCGATAAAATTTTGGGAGATACTAATGGAAACGTTCGTGCTGTACTTACTAAAGAAACCAAAGAAGAAATACCTTGTAATGTTGTTGGGATTACAACAGGTGTAAAACCTAATATATCTTTCTTAAAAAATTCTGGTATTGAAACCGATAAAGGAATTTTAGTAAACCGGAAGCTAGAAACAAATATAGAAGATGTTTATGCCATAGGCGATTGTGCACAACAACGAGAACCTATTAATAGTCGTCCTGCCGTTGAAGCTGTTTGGTATACAGGCCGAATGATGGGTGAAACCGTCGCGCAAACAATATGCGGTAATCCTTGGGAATACAATCCCGGTCATTGGTTTAATAGTGCCAAATTTTTTGATATTGAGTACCAAACCTACGGCTGGGTACAACCGGAAAGAAGAAGAAAAGACTTTGAAGCACAGTTTCATTGGAAATGTAAAAGTGATTTAAAATGCATTACTGTATCATATCATAAAGAAACCCATCAATTTTTAGGAATTAACACCTTCGGAATACGAATGCGGCACGAAGTGTTTAATCAATGGCTTTCTGAAAAACGTGACATACGTTATGTAATGCAAAATTTAAAGAAAGCAAACTTTGATCCAGAATTTTATAAACGTAACGAAGCCGAAATAATATCAGCTTTTACTAATCAACAAACTGTAACAGTTTAA
- a CDS encoding 4Fe-4S dicluster domain-containing protein: MSTVQRDMSLTGQPPKTINTKQKIASFIGLTGLLILLLAVFNVGFPNKTLWLSVSLLAMTVGTIWFSREEYLTKHEGIKNHGVYFKSLSSRGFWAWVLGIALTLFYVALYWFPQYLGLVKDGDNTGVISLFDPLSKLLSGNPASQWFLYGTLYTLAILVFGIKFIWKYRHNRYEVIRTFSVMFFQLSFAFIIPELLVRLNQPYYDFKNIWPLNYELFAGYKIDEFLSAGDVGLIMLIFGILSVFVITPILTYKYGKRWYCSWVCGCGGLAETAGDPFRHLSDKRMVAWKVERWVVHSVVVFVTVMTTAVVFSYLQANESQSISEWSNLENKVVFMSDAQGKPIHERVLAAQQAKASQVVFINKNESVAGPTLTSSEGITIPFYTVSEAENTAALNRLKNGLSASLLVDSASGEYITIEDGVETSFFDNLWISKEFFIWFVIGLLTLVFGGVMLFRREQLAKDAKYGAIGYFVVVISILVFTYVSSPGKLFFFPAYELRQTYGFIIGAMFSGVIGVGFYPIFGSRVWCRFGCPMAAILGFQQRLFSRFRITTNGGQCISCGNCSTYCEMGIDVKAYAQKGENIVRSSCVGCGICSAVCPRGVLKLENGSLKGRIDSNEVLLGNDVNLMNYVNSK, translated from the coding sequence ATGAGTACCGTACAACGAGATATGTCCTTGACTGGACAGCCACCAAAAACAATAAACACTAAGCAAAAAATAGCGAGTTTTATTGGTCTTACAGGACTTTTAATATTGCTTCTAGCTGTTTTTAATGTTGGTTTTCCTAATAAAACACTTTGGTTGAGTGTGTCTTTATTGGCTATGACTGTAGGAACCATCTGGTTTTCAAGAGAAGAGTACCTCACTAAACATGAGGGGATTAAAAACCACGGAGTTTATTTTAAGTCACTTTCCTCTCGAGGGTTTTGGGCTTGGGTTTTAGGTATAGCTTTAACGTTATTTTATGTGGCACTCTATTGGTTTCCGCAATATTTAGGATTGGTTAAAGACGGTGATAATACTGGAGTAATCTCGCTTTTTGATCCGTTGAGTAAGCTTTTAAGTGGTAATCCCGCAAGTCAGTGGTTTTTATACGGAACGTTATATACTTTGGCAATTCTCGTCTTTGGTATAAAGTTTATCTGGAAATACCGTCATAATAGATATGAAGTTATTAGAACCTTTTCGGTGATGTTTTTTCAGTTGAGTTTTGCTTTTATCATTCCCGAGCTTCTTGTAAGGTTAAATCAACCCTATTACGACTTTAAAAATATCTGGCCTCTCAATTATGAACTATTTGCAGGCTATAAAATTGATGAATTTTTAAGTGCCGGAGACGTAGGACTCATTATGCTTATATTCGGTATTCTTTCGGTTTTTGTTATCACTCCCATTCTCACATACAAATATGGAAAACGCTGGTATTGCTCGTGGGTTTGTGGTTGCGGAGGTCTTGCAGAGACTGCCGGTGATCCTTTTCGCCACCTTTCTGATAAACGTATGGTTGCCTGGAAGGTAGAGCGATGGGTTGTACACAGTGTGGTTGTTTTTGTAACGGTAATGACAACAGCAGTTGTTTTTAGTTATTTACAAGCAAATGAATCACAATCTATTAGTGAGTGGAGCAATCTAGAAAATAAAGTGGTTTTTATGAGTGACGCTCAAGGTAAACCCATACACGAGCGTGTGCTGGCTGCACAACAGGCAAAAGCAAGTCAAGTAGTTTTTATCAATAAAAACGAATCGGTTGCTGGACCAACATTAACTTCTTCAGAAGGGATTACAATTCCTTTTTATACGGTTTCTGAAGCTGAAAATACAGCGGCATTAAACCGCTTAAAAAACGGACTAAGCGCTTCTCTATTAGTTGATTCGGCCTCAGGTGAATATATCACAATTGAAGATGGTGTAGAAACCTCCTTTTTTGATAACCTCTGGATCTCAAAAGAGTTTTTTATCTGGTTTGTTATAGGTTTACTCACACTTGTTTTTGGAGGAGTGATGCTTTTCAGAAGAGAGCAATTAGCAAAAGATGCTAAGTATGGAGCAATAGGATATTTTGTGGTTGTTATATCAATATTGGTGTTTACGTATGTTAGTTCGCCAGGAAAATTATTCTTCTTTCCGGCTTATGAGTTGAGACAAACATATGGGTTTATAATTGGGGCGATGTTTAGCGGTGTTATAGGTGTTGGTTTTTACCCTATTTTCGGAAGCCGGGTTTGGTGTCGCTTTGGATGCCCTATGGCTGCTATTTTAGGTTTTCAGCAACGTTTGTTCTCTCGTTTCAGAATTACAACCAATGGCGGTCAATGTATCTCTTGTGGTAATTGTTCTACCTATTGCGAGATGGGAATTGACGTTAAAGCCTATGCTCAAAAAGGGGAAAACATTGTTCGCAGTTCCTGTGTGGGTTGCGGAATTTGCTCGGCTGTGTGTCCGCGAGGTGTTTTAAAACTAGAAAATGGTTCTTTAAAAGGGCGTATTGATTCAAATGAAGTGCTTTTGGGCAACGACGTTAATTTAATGAATTATGTAAATTCAAAATAA
- a CDS encoding glycosyltransferase family 2 protein gives MSTSIKVIIPAYNEADSIGKVIGDIPNRVDEVVVVSNNSTDATMEVAKKAGATVLSEEKRGYGYACLKGMHYISQQSNLPDIIVFLDGDYSDYPEELTKIVAPILDDDIDFVIGARDKKLREDGSMTFPQKFGNWLATSLMRLFFNSKFTDLGPFRAIKYDKLLALNMEDKTYGWTVEMQLKALKQNFSYIEVPVHYRNRIGVSKVSGTVKGAIFAGIKILTWIFKYSFKK, from the coding sequence ATGTCTACTAGCATAAAAGTTATTATTCCGGCCTATAATGAAGCCGATTCTATTGGCAAAGTTATAGGTGATATTCCAAATAGGGTTGATGAGGTAGTTGTAGTAAGTAATAACTCAACAGATGCAACAATGGAGGTTGCAAAAAAAGCAGGCGCAACCGTACTTTCAGAAGAGAAACGAGGATATGGTTATGCTTGTTTGAAAGGAATGCATTACATTTCTCAACAAAGTAATCTGCCTGATATTATTGTTTTTCTAGATGGTGATTATAGCGATTATCCAGAAGAACTCACAAAAATCGTAGCACCAATACTTGATGATGATATTGATTTTGTGATAGGTGCTAGGGATAAAAAGTTACGTGAAGATGGTTCTATGACCTTTCCGCAAAAGTTTGGTAATTGGTTAGCTACTTCATTAATGCGACTTTTTTTTAATTCAAAATTTACAGATCTAGGACCCTTTAGAGCTATAAAGTATGACAAGTTGCTTGCGCTCAATATGGAAGACAAAACGTATGGTTGGACTGTAGAAATGCAGTTAAAAGCATTAAAACAAAATTTTAGTTACATAGAAGTCCCTGTTCATTATAGAAATAGAATAGGTGTTTCAAAAGTTTCAGGAACGGTAAAAGGTGCTATCTTTGCGGGCATAAAAATCCTTACTTGGATCTTCAAATACAGTTTTAAAAAATGA